Below is a window of Stygiolobus azoricus DNA.
CTCTACCTATTATAGATGTTGAGGAATCTAACGCCTCTTCTGACACTACTGCATCTCCTCCTATTACAGACAATGCGGAATCTGTAGATATAGCCTTTAGCACGCCATCGCTTTTACTCCTTTTACCTTTATGAATCACATTCACTCTTACGTTTATATTATCATCATTTAATCCTATGGCCTTTACTGAAAATTTTGATGCCGCATTTTCCATTAATTCAATTGAGTAATTCAAGTGTGATATAAACGACCTTGAGGTGAAAATGTTGGTGTTAAGCTCTCCTTCGACTAATGCCCTGGAATAAACGAATAAGTTAGGGGAAAGACCTATTATAGTAAGGTTTAACTGTGCATCTCTTCCTACTTCAAAGGATATAACAGAGGACGTCATTCCATCTTTCGGACTATCGCTCATGTAAACGAAGTCCATCGTGTCTCCGTCTTCTACTTTAACCTCTAAATTGAGGGGGTAAAATACTCCTTCAGAAGATGTGTGATAAAATAGGATCTTCTTTGACTTAAAATTGGACGAAGATATTGTGACCTTGTTTGATAATGCGAGGGTTAGGCTTACTAGCTTATGTTCCTCGGCTTTTATAAGTGAGTTAGTGGGTTCATCCTTTGTTTCGATCTCAGATGGATAAGTAATTTCAGTATAACCCTCTATCTTTCTTCCTTCTTTTGACGGTAAAAAATCCTTAACTTGTAGGTTCAATTTTTCAAATCTGCTCCAGTCTGTGTAGTGTTTTAGAGTGGGAGAATCGCTAATCCTCTGGTAAGGGAGGGATAAATATAATGACAAAAGTCTTTCTCTTTCACTTTTATTACTAAACTTTGAAATATATTGTTGAGCTGAGGAAAAATCTATTATGGCCATTATGCGACTGCACCTAACTTGTCGAGTTCTAATTTAATAACTTTGTTTAACATTGTAGCGTATTCGAATGGTAACTCTTTCATTATCTCGTCTATAAATCCTAGTACTAGCATTGACACAGCTTCTTTCTCGTCTATTCCTCTGTTCTCTAAATAGAATAACTGGTCTTCATTCATTCTGAATGTGTGAGCCTCGTGAGCTACGTCTGCATCTTCCTCAAACACTTGATTATGGGGGAATGTATAGGCTTTAGTTTTTTCATCTAACATTAACGAATCACACTTTACAAATGCTTTAGATCCCACTGCACCTTTGTTAACTCTTATTAGTCCTCTGTATATATTAACTCCTCCATTGAATCCGATGTTTTTACTTACGACTTTACTCTTAGTATCAGGTGCAGCATGTATCATTTTTGAGCCACTATCTTTCCACTCTCCTTCGCCACTTGCCAATGTTACTACTAAGCTGGTTGAGGTAGCATTTCTACCTCTTAGGATAGTGGAGGGATATACAAAGCTATATTTTGATCCTAAAGAGCCTTCTACCCATTCTACTGTTGCGTTTTCATCAGCCCACGCTCTTTTATTATTGAAGTTAATTATGTTCTTGCTCCAGTTTTGTACTGTAGTGAATTTAATGTATGCGTTCTTCTTAGCGTAAAGTTCGACCATTCCGTCGTGGAAGGAGAACTTCTTGAACTGTGGGGCACTACACCCTTCTATAAAGTGAATATAAGACCCCTCATCAGCAATTAGGAGTGTGTGTTCAAACTGTCCTTCCATTTCTGTACCTATTATGAAAAACCCTTCAACGGGCATCGTTATTTTTACTCCCTTAGGGACATATACGAATACTCCTCCGCTCCATAATGCTCCATGTAGAGCTGCGAATTTGTGGT
It encodes the following:
- a CDS encoding SufD family Fe-S cluster assembly protein: MAIIDFSSAQQYISKFSNKSERERLLSLYLSLPYQRISDSPTLKHYTDWSRFEKLNLQVKDFLPSKEGRKIEGYTEITYPSEIETKDEPTNSLIKAEEHKLVSLTLALSNKVTISSSNFKSKKILFYHTSSEGVFYPLNLEVKVEDGDTMDFVYMSDSPKDGMTSSVISFEVGRDAQLNLTIIGLSPNLFVYSRALVEGELNTNIFTSRSFISHLNYSIELMENAASKFSVKAIGLNDDNINVRVNVIHKGKRSKSDGVLKAISTDSALSVIGGDAVVSEEALDSSTSIIGRAYNIGKDSKAVVAPMLEVKTGRVQLAKHSASVSRVPDELIFYLETRGFSRKEAESMIIKGFIIDENDPPFLEKIIDEILTEAKVLVSV
- the sufB gene encoding Fe-S cluster assembly protein SufB; translation: MPEEKISVDLNEIINATIEAKNHSLTQQEFHKRVVESGLSKDVITEISKIKKEPEWMLRLRLRSLELFEKLPTPNWLPDFLSELDVSKMEIYIKPDIERTSNWDQIPPEIRKYYEQLGIPQSEQQYLGGLVATFESEPIYSNVKAELQKKGVIMMPPEEAVQKYPDIVKEYFTKIFPVSDHKFAALHGALWSGGVFVYVPKGVKITMPVEGFFIIGTEMEGQFEHTLLIADEGSYIHFIEGCSAPQFKKFSFHDGMVELYAKKNAYIKFTTVQNWSKNIINFNNKRAWADENATVEWVEGSLGSKYSFVYPSTILRGRNATSTSLVVTLASGEGEWKDSGSKMIHAAPDTKSKVVSKNIGFNGGVNIYRGLIRVNKGAVGSKAFVKCDSLMLDEKTKAYTFPHNQVFEEDADVAHEAHTFRMNEDQLFYLENRGIDEKEAVSMLVLGFIDEIMKELPFEYATMLNKVIKLELDKLGAVA